Proteins from a genomic interval of Euwallacea fornicatus isolate EFF26 chromosome 1, ASM4011564v1, whole genome shotgun sequence:
- the LOC136342936 gene encoding uncharacterized protein, whose translation MVSPTPRAHIRRSARYRLAVLFSSSPTPLTTAVLNAMTASSRFATYVFFLGLMQAKFLIVYGACWYDNKKHEENSEVPTEEPCLNCTCSRSVLLCYLRVCPKLPNPPPPGCILLHRYRSCCPELICSDFYDGGNSLEARADFEGEMDMPSDDHSVFENACILNGSIYGPGSAMHSSSLCEYCYCLAGKQICVKPKCLLPIEGCSPVFHKTSCCPVSYNCTSKSATLQFTTEQPTTTTKSYKFRQEGGCIVDGTHYTEGSKVIGVGHSICDNCYCLRSILRCEPQSCAPPLLGCTPVIKTGECCAASYNCNGTLEIEPEPNYGLFPTISKEYSKLRKEVQRKPPKSTFNDNMVTVAPFYVLAETLQEPTTKLIYQRSPETYGTTRQFSGTNFKPSSTHRPLGATNIKQPNEDHYYLISSSKYRSSTTEKPMTTTLSSVTPNANTKKVFGVKLGSSSTEMPLEVKNQEDEDGDYLGFGNLNILSIVDSLLDGKIYRNVEEKVPSTTVDSNSLEIDTTVFETTATTDLPTTALLNATEEEVNTTTEESYPVTVTEILNSTDCIEQNSVLPLDPSDVNNLAEGRTEFISTTDHGTEEPSSESFSLSTEDTQEVKLRRKVQVGTKLPADIEAILNSSKHKEREDSEYDYDQPTLPPSLPNLKIIPFVAADALVLKKESLKDPTSIFDEKIAGSLLPLEYSSNIFKPPIETEGGFMPKDPSAIDKFYDNVVPVVSITSEASESIINCIKEGEDIQHGMPVPSDSPCMTCTCLYGNIACQKIDCPPPKLGCKLAVEQLASLCCPNYICDDSFKLSQIPSEIVTVAEGIIPQDPFKNVIRTKPAPDLQSLIGDKKTHYHPNRNDIKDSTTKPAYEANDGFDELVKFIFSGTPSIMEKPMSHNPVAHKNESKFANKSTNTTSPSLNLPLSTTSVFKSSTLSTNLVQSASTHPPPKQNTLNSIGVGLLKLAGCNIYGRMYRVGRIISELSGPCVECKCTEVGVQCRQLKCSNAEDGKE comes from the exons ATGGTATCACCCACGCCCAGGGCACATATCCGGAGGTCAGCACGGTACCGCCTCGCGGTACTCTTCAGTTCTTCGCCGACACCGCTCACAACGGCGGTACTCAATGCCATGACCGCGAGTTCGCGATTCGCTACATACGTCTTCTTTTTGGGGTTGATGCAGGCCAAGTTTCTTATCGTCTATGGGG CTTGCTGGTACGACAACAAAAAGCACGAAGAAAATTCGGAGGTACCCACAGAGGAACCCTGCCTGAATTGCACTTGCAGCAGAAGCGTCCTCTTGTGCTACTTGAGGGTGTGTCCCAAACTGCCTAATCCACCCCCGCCTggatgtattttattacatagaTACAGAAGCTGTTGTCCTGAGCTTATTTGTTCTG ATTTTTACGATGGGGGTAATAGTTTGGAAGCCAGAGCCGATTTCGAAGGCGAAATGGATATGCCTTCAGACGATCATTCGGTGTTCGAAAACG CATGCATACTAAATGGCAGCATTTACGGTCCCGGCTCAGCAATGCACAGCTCGTCTCTTTGCGAGTACTGCTACTGTTTAGCAGGAAAGCAAATCTGCGTTAAACCGAAATGTTTGCTACCCATTGAGGGGTGCTCTCCAGTTTTCCACAAAACGAGTTGTTGCCCTGTTAG ttACAACTGTACCAGCAAATCTGCCACACTTCAATTTACAACTGAACAACCAACTACAACCACAAAAAGCTATAAATTTCGACAAGAAG GAGGCTGCATTGTTGATGGTACCCACTATACAGAAGGATCCAAAGTGATTGGAGTGGGCCATTCAATTTGCGATAACTGCTACTGCCTACGAAGTATCCTTCGATGTGAACCACAGTCCTGTGCCCCACCTCTTTTAGGCTGCACCCCTGTAATCAAAACTGGGGAATGTTGTGCTGCAAGCTATAACTGTA ATGGAACGCTTGAAATCGAACCAGAACCCAATTATGGATTATTTCCCACAATTAGTAAGGAGTACTCAAAGTTGCGCAAGGAGGTGCAGCGCAAACCTCCTAAAAGTACCTTCAACGATAATATGGTCACAGTAGCCCCATTTTACGTTCTAGCTGAGACACTGCAGGAACCCACCACTAAACTGATTTACCAGCGCAGCCCGGAGACGTATGGCACTACAAGGCAATTTTCTGGTACCAACTTCAAACCTAGCAGTACCCACAGACCTTTAGGGGCAACTAACATCAAGCAACCCAACGAGGATCACTACTACTTGATTAGCAGCTCTAAGTATCGAAGTAGTACCACTGAGAAACCCATGACAACTACCCTCAGCTCAGTAACTCCCAATGCTAACACAAAGAAGGTGTTTGGTGTAAAATTGGGTTCTAGTAGTACTGAGATGCCTCTGGAAGTCAAAAATCAGGAAGACGAGGATGGGGATTATTTGGGATTTGGaaacttgaatattttaagtattGTGGATTCTTTGTTGGATGGGAAGATTTACAGAAATGTTGAGGAGAAAGTCCCAAGTACCACAGTTGACTCTAACAGTTTGGAAATAGATACTACAGTATTTGAAACCACTGCTACTACCGATTTGCCTACAACAGCTCTCTTGAATGCGACAGAAGAAGAAGTGAATACTACTACCGAAGAGAGCTATCCAGTGACTGTAACTGAAATCTTAAATTCCACCGACTGCATTGAACAAA ACTCAGTACTACCATTAGATCCTTCAGATGTGAACAACTTAGCCGAAGGCAGAACAGAATTTATAAGCACTACAGACCATGGCACTGAAGAGCCTTCTTCCGAAAGTTTCAGTCTATCGACTGAAGACACCCAGGAGGTGAAATTGAGGCGCAAAGTGCAGGTAGGCACGAAGCTGCCTGCTGATATTGAAGCTATACTGAATAGCAGTAAGCATAAGGAGAGGGAGGACTCGGAATACGATTATGATCAACCCACCTTACCTCCATCGTTACCAAACCTCAA GATTATTCCGTTTGTGGCTGCAGATGCTttagtgttaaaaaaagaGTCTCTTAAAGATCCAACTTCAATTTTCGACGAGAAAATAGCTGGCAGTCTGCTTCCTTTGGAGTACAGcagcaacatttttaaacctCCTATAGAGACTGAAG GCGGGTTCATGCCCAAAGATCCATCTGCAATTGATAAATTCTACGATAACGTTGTTCCAGTAGTGTCAATAACCAGCGAAGCTAGTGAAAGTA TCATCAATTGCATTAAAGAAGGAGAAGATATCCAACACGGAATGCCTGTTCCATCAGACTCTCCATGCATGACCTGCACATGCCTCTATGGCAATATCGCTTGTCAGAAAATTGATTGCCCTCCTCCGAAATTAGGTTGTAAGTTGGCAGTCGAGCAATTGGCCAGTTTGTGTTGTCCCAATTACATTTGCG ATGATTCGTTCAAATTGAGTCAAATTCCTTCTGAAATTGTTACGGTGGCCGAAGGAATAATTCCCCAAGACCCATTCAAGAATGTGATCAGAACGAAACCAGCTCCAGATTTGCAAAGCTTGATCGGAGATAAAAAGACCCATTATCATCCAAACCGCAATG aTATTAAGGACTCTACCACAAAACCCGCTTATGAAGCAAACGATGGTTTTGATGAATTAGTAAAGTTCATCTTCTCCGGAACTCCCAGCATCATGGAAAAACCTATGAGTCACAATCCTGTAGCGCACAAAAATGAATCTAAATTTGCTAACAAATCGACTAACACCACTAGTCCATCCTTAAACCTCCCTTTGTCTACAACCTCGGTATTTAAATCTTCAACTCTAAGCACCAATTTAGTCCAATCAGCCAGTACCCATCCTCCTCCAAAACAAAACACCCTCAACTCCATAGGGGTGGGACTGCTTAAGTTAGCGGGGTGTAATATCTACGGTAGAATGTACAGGGTGGGCAGGATAATTTCAGAATTATCAGGCCCCTGTGTGGAATGTAAGTGTACTGAGGTAGGGGTGCAGTGTAGACAGCTAAAGTGCTCGAATGCTGAAGATGGTAAGGAGTAG
- the REPTOR-BP gene encoding REPTOR-binding partner: MDFQEMAVIDENTAAEGPQRRESGKRGRKPGRKSADKVDMKAKLERSRQSARECRARKKLRYQYLEELVADREKAVFALRKELEKYVQIAKDLDEGKIPEGLHEILQETSNLNLKQEP; this comes from the exons ATGGATTTTCAAGAAATGGCAGTTATCGACGAAAACACTGCTGCT gaggGTCCACAGCGTAGGGAGTCAGGCAAGAGAGGTCGCAAGCCGGGCCGAAAATCCGCTGACAAAGTTGACATGAAAGCCAAACTAG aACGCAGTCGTCAAAGCGCTAGAGAATGTAGAGCCCGTAAGAAGCTTAGATACCAATATCTGGAAGAACTTGTAGCGGATAGAGAAAAGGCCGTTTTCGCTTTAAGGAAAGAACTTGAAAAG TACGTTCAAATTGCCAAGGATCTAGACGAGGGAAAAATACCCGAAGGCCTCCACGAAATCCTTCAGGAGACATCAAACCTAAACCTGAAACAAGAACCTTAA